A segment of the Streptomyces pactum genome:
GGTGACGGCGCCGAAGTGGTCGCAGGAGTTCACCCGGATCACCTCCGGCGAGTTCGCCCGCGTCTTCTCCATCGCCTTCATCAACCCCGAGGTCTACACGAACGTCGGCCTGGACAAGCGCGAGGCCCTGGCCCAGGTCAAGGCCAGCGGCCACCGCAAGGAGATCATGCAGACCGGAGCCAAGCGCCTGACGGACTTCCTGGACGACATCGGGGTGCTGCGCGGGGTCGGACGGAAGCTGTGGAGGTCGTCGGGACTGCTGGCGTAGTCGGGCCGGTCCGGGCCGCTCACGCGCGAGGCGTCGGCGGTGTGCGGGTTACGCTGCGGTTCATGACCCCGCAGGCCCCCACCCCCGCCTACCGCCGGCTCAGCGTCGAGGAGCGCCGCGTCCAACTGCTCGACGCGGCGCTCGCCCTCTTCGCGCACCGGCCACCGGAGGAGGTCTCCCTGGACGACGTGGCGGAGCAGGCCGGGGTGTCGCGGCCACTGGTGTACCGGTACTTCCCCGGCGGCAAGCAGCAGCTCTACGAGGCGGCGCTCAGGTCGGCCGCCGACGAGCTGCGGCTGTGCTTCGACGAGCCCCGCGAGGGCCCGCTGCTGGCCCGGCTCTCCCGCGCCCTGGACCGCTACCTCGCCTTCGTCGACGAGCACGACACCGGCTTCAGCGCCCTGCTGCGCGGCGGCAGCGTGGCGGAGACCTCCCGGACCTCCTCCATAGTGGACGGCGTACGCCGGGCCGCCGCCGACCACATCATGAGCCATCTGGCCGTCGCCGAACCCGGACCCCGGCTGCGGATGACCGTCCGGATGTGGATCACCGCGGTGGAGGCGGCCTCGCTGATCTGGCTGGACGAGGGCAAGCAGCCGCCCGTGGACGAGCTGCGGGACTGGCTCGTGGAGCAGTTCCTCGCCGTGCTGACGGTCACCGCCCGCCGCGACCCGCAGACCGCGGCGCTGGTCGAGGCGCTGGCGGCGGACG
Coding sequences within it:
- a CDS encoding TetR/AcrR family transcriptional regulator produces the protein MTPQAPTPAYRRLSVEERRVQLLDAALALFAHRPPEEVSLDDVAEQAGVSRPLVYRYFPGGKQQLYEAALRSAADELRLCFDEPREGPLLARLSRALDRYLAFVDEHDTGFSALLRGGSVAETSRTSSIVDGVRRAAADHIMSHLAVAEPGPRLRMTVRMWITAVEAASLIWLDEGKQPPVDELRDWLVEQFLAVLTVTARRDPQTAALVEALAADV